TAGGAAGCCACAGTCAAACAAAGAGCAATGGCACACATCATCGCCACTGCAAAACGCTCTTTTGGTCTTAATGTCCCATCTGTTGGTAGCTGTCCGTTGTAACCACGAACTTCCATTGCTGCGTAGACTCTTTCTGCTCGTTCCAAACTGCGGAGATACAATGTTCCGATCATAGCTGCACTGGCGTAGCGCAACCACCCAGCAGGACCGTTCAAACCGCGTAATTGAGCACTACGCTGCATTCGCGTCACTTCTCCAACCAAAATTTCTATGTATTGCCCAGCTAACAATAAGTTTTCTTTTAATACTCTCGGTAGGGGTAAGCTTTTGAGGGCGATGCCAAAACTGTGAGGTGGCAAAGTTAACAAAAAGCTGTTCATCGTTATGAGACAAATTAGGGAACGAACCAGCAAAAAACTAGCTCGCTCCCATCCTAAGGGTAACGCTAGTAACGAGAGAAAAATCAGTTCTGCACCGAGTAAGCCTGTGAGTTTACGAATGGGTACACGTAGTAGACAAGCCCATAACAGTGCGATCGCCCCATACGCACCCAGCCAGTACCAAGCATTGGGCTTAAGAAAAGCACACCCCACGACAATGACTAACGATAGCTGCAAGCGTAACGGTAAAGAAATTCTAAGCATTATTCGGTCTAACCAATTTTGCAATACCAAAGGCTACCCCAAAACAAACAATAGACCCGATAATTCCAGCAATACTCGTTCCTATACCTTCATTACCATTAACAGTGTAGTCAGCAAATGGCGTGGGGATTGACACTCGTACATTTTCGCCTAACTTAATGAAACCCAAATTTTCAGCAACTTTTTCTAAACCATCTGGCCATGCGGAGGCTAGCAGTGAAAGCACACCTGCTATCAAAAGAATACTAACAACAGGTACCACCCACCCTTTAAATTCCTGCTGGTTTCCAGGCAAAAGGTCTGGTCGTGCTGTCATCAAGTAAGTTAACACACCTCCAGTAATCAATCCTTCACCAATGCCAATGAGGATATGTACCCCAGTCATCGCTGGTAAAACTATATTGACTGGTGCAGTTCCAGAAAGGGCTAACTCTATAGCACAAGCGATCGCAGCAACCACGACACTAATGCCAGCTGCAATACCAGCAGCTAAAGGTAAACGCCCTTTATATCCTCCAAACAACCGCTGTAAAGTTTGGGTTAAACTCCAGCCAACCCAAACTCCAATCACACCCATGTTAAAGATATTTGCTCCCAAGGCTGTGATCCCACCATCAGCAAATAGAACAGCTTGAATAATTAAAACCGTAGCAATGCACAACATACCAGCCCAAGGGCTACCCAAAATAATAGCCGCCAAGGTGCCTCCCAATAAGTGACCACTTGTGCCACCTGCGACAGGAAAATTAATCATCTGCGCGGCAAAAATAAACGCGGTGGTTAAACCAAGAACAGGTGCGCGACGGATACCAAAAGCGTCTTGGGATCGCCCCATACCTATTCCTAGCCCCACCACACTTACTAACCCAGTAGCTGCGGCTACTGGGAGAGATACAAACCCATCAGGAATATGCATAATGTGCCCCTACATTTTGTGTCATAAATAACACAAAGTAATTTCTAGAACTACGGCATAGTATTAATAACAAAACCAAATTTTACCCCTTCTTTGCAATGCCCTCTTGGGGGATTTGAGAGTGTTACTTACGGATTATAGACAATAACATTTATATTTTTACTTGACTTATTTTTAGATTCGTAATTTTTTAAGAGTTTTATTTGGAAGTTTAAAAGAAAAAAAGAATAGACTTCTGGCAAAATTTCTATTTTTCATTTTCATGACTCTTGACTTTTGCAAAAGGCTTAATAATTCTTAAAAACAAGATTAAAAATAACGAAATAAATTCAAGATCCGTTGTCGCAATCGTTCCAAAACAGGTCCTTCTTCGGCAACTCCATCTGCAAATAACATTTCATATATCAATGGCACTCCTAACTGTAACTCTTCTAAAATTTCGCGTTGAGTAAACACATCTTGCGGTTTACCTTCCAAAATGAGTCTTCCTTTATCCATAACTAATATCCAATCAGCCCAGCGATAAACTAAATCAAGATCATGGGTTGCCATCAAGATTGTTGTTCCAGATGCGTGAATTTTTCTCAAGGTTGCCATCAAGTTACGCGTGTGTAATCTATCCAGATAAGCGGTGGGTTCATCTAGCAATAAGAGTTCTGGTCGTAGCACCATCACATCTGCTATTGAAACTCGTTTTTTTTGTCCTAAACTGAGATGATGTACTGGTCTTTGAGCAAGTTCAGTTAATCCAAATTCTACTAAAGCTTGCTCGACTCGCTGTTGAATTTCTGCTTCTGGTAACTGCAAATTACACAACCCATAAGAAATATCTTCTTCAACAGTAGAGGCTACCAGTTGTTGTTCTGGATCTTGAAAAATTAACCCGACTTTTTGGCGTAAAGTCGTCAGGTAGTCACGATTATATTGCAATCGTTTACCTTGCCATGAGATAGTTCCTTTGTCAGGCTTGTATAGACCATTAGCTAACAAAAATAATGTGCTTTTACCACATCCGTTTTGACCAATTAATGCACATCTTTTACGAGCAGGAATTCGTACACTCAGACCATTCAGAGCCGACTGTTGTGCACCTGGGTAAGTATAATGTACCTGCTCAAATTCGAGTAACCATTCCTGCATGCTGCAAAAATTCCAATGCTATTAAGACTACGCACCCAACAATTGCTTCTATAGCATAGCGCTTGGATTTTTGATAGCGATGGGGATGCCAAACCCGCAGTTCTCCATTAAAACCCCGTGCTGCTAAACTTAAGGAGACTTGACGATAATTTTCTATAGTTCGCTTAAGTAATTGTCCAATTAACAGTGCTAAACTTTTCATTCCAATGCGAAAAGTACGATAGCCACCACGAGATTGTTGAGCAGTCCATAACTCAGCAGTGGTATTGAGAAGGACAAAAATAAAGCGATACATCAGCAATAAAAGCTCAGTTATCAGTACTGGAACTCCTATACGACGTAGTGTTTGCAAAAGTTCGGAAAAGGGGATAGTTAGCATCACAAAGTATAGGCAGGATAAAGAAGCAATAGCTCGCGTTAAAATAGTCAATCCCTGCTCAATACCTTGGTGACTGATATATATATAATAAGAGCCAAAAGTCAAGCCACCGAGTGAATCCTTTGGCACTAAATGTATGTGATAAAGGTCTACTCCATTGATAACTAAAGCTGGTAAACTAGTTAACCAGAAGAGAGTCGCAACATAAACTAATTTTAGATAAGTTTTAGCAGGAATCCCTGCATACATCACTGTCCAAAAACTTATCCAAACTGCAATCAAGACTTGAATGAAAGGATGAGCAAAGGCAGTGATAAGTAGCAGGACAGTGGCAAATACCAATTTTTGTTCTGGTGGTAACCAACGTAAGCGATTTGTGTAAGCTAAGGTATCAATCTGAATTCTCATTTGGTTTTTTGCTTTGTTCAGAACGCCCCTTGTATAACCCAATTACATAGCCAATCACACCAGCACCTATTGCTGCTTGCACGCTAAACATGAGGCTTTCAACTTCCCCACTGGGCAACTCAATTAATGATTTCAACCAAGGTTTATATTCGGGCTGTATCTCTTTAATAGCCGATTCGGCTTGGTCATCAGAACCACTAAATTCTGCACCTTTAATAAAGACTACTGGTGCTGCTGCTAATACCACTACTGCTAACACCAATAGCCAGTTATTCCATTTTTTATTTTGCTTTGTCATGAGTCACTTGTTATTTATTATTTGTTAATCGTTATTTTTAAAAAATGATGACTAACCACTCTCTACTTTCTATTCGGTCTTTGGTTTCATGAGGTTTAACATTTCTAGTTCTTGATGTCCATAGTTAGAAAGCCAATTCCAAACCAAGACTGTTAACAATCCTTCACTAATTGCCAAGGGTACTTGTGTGACGGCAAAAATTCCTGCAAATTTTATAAATGATGCCATGAAACCACCCGTAGCTGCGGGGAAAGCAAGAGCCAGTTGCACAGAAGTGACAATATAAGTTGTCAAATCTGCAACAGCAGATGCTATAAATATCGCTAATCTTTGTTTACCACTTTGCATAACCAAGCGGTAGAGCCAGAAGGCAACAAATGGTCCGACAATTGCCATTGAAAAAGCATTAGCTCCCAGTGTTGTCAACCCGCCATGTGCTAACAATAGTGCTTGAAATAGCAATACCAAACTACCAAGTACCGACATGGCTAAAGGTCCAAATAGCACTGCTCCTAATCCTGTGCCTGTTGGATGGGAACAACTTCCTGTTACTGAAGGCATTTTCAATGCTGACAGCACAAAAGTAAACGCTCCTGCCAATGCTAAAAGTAGTTTGAGTTCAGGAGTGGCTTTGGTGATGCGAGTCAGCGATCGCAATCCCAAAATAAAAAACGGTAATGCCACAACCCACCAAAAAATTGCCCAGCCTGGTGGTAAAAAACCTTCCATAATGTGCATCGCGTAGGCTGGTTTAGGTAAGCACACAATCAAATAAAAACTTACCACTGCCATCAAGATGAGACTGACTAACCTTACTCTGCCTTTTGACTTGGGAATAGTTTTCAACATGCTCAGTACCTGCAGATGCTAAAGCTTTTAGTATAAATCGCTGAACGTCTTGACTCAAGAAATATTTTTGTCAGCAAAGGTTCCCGCTTTTTTAGTCGAGTTTGGGGAAGTGTTGGATAGCAAAAAGGTCTTGGCTACCGCCTTGTTTTCAGCTATTAGGAAATATGTATTATACACCCCATAATTACTTAATATCTTTATATACAATTAAATTCCTGTGACTACCGTATGCAATTTTTTTGAGAAATAACCTCATTTCTATTGAGAATATTATTTTTCATACTTGAGAAAGATTAATAATGAAGTATTGATTGTTTTACCATTTTCTGAGAAAATAATTGAAAAAGATTAGCAATTTTCTCGCATTTTGCCGCTAGCCGTTTACAAAATCATGCCTAACAATTCTGTTTTAGAGCAAGAAAAACTATTGAGTCGTCGTAATCTGTTGATGCTGGGCTTAGCAGGTACTGGTGTGGCTGGTGCGGCTTTATGGCAAATACTGAATTCCCGATCTCTATCACGGGTAAAAGTGCCGCCTATGGAGACACAGACAACTTCTGATTTAGCTACCCCCTCGAAGATGGTACGAGAATTTGATTATGGTACGCTGAAGCGAGAAAATGGACGTGTCGTTCGAGAATTTCGATTAACTGCTGGTACTTCCCCGATTCAGCTCAATAGTGCTGTTTCTTTCAACATTTGGGATTTAAATGGTCGCATACCAGGACCAACGCTTAGGGCAAAACAGGGCGATCGCGTGCGGGTGTTGTTCTTCAACCAGGCAGGACATTCCCACTCTCTACATTTTCATGGCGTTCACCCCTCAGAGATGGATGGCGTTCGTCCAGTTCGCCACGGTACAGCAGTTATCTATGAATTTGATGCAGAACCCTATGGCGTTCATTTGTACCACTGTCACATCGAACCAGTGACTCGTCATGTTGCCAAGGGGTTATACGGAATGTTTATCGTCGATCCGCCGAGTCCACGTCCCCCAGCAGATGAGATAGTCCTGATTATGGCTGGGTATGATGTGAACGATGATAACCGTAATGAATATTACGCCTTTAATGGTCTGCCTAACTACTATAAGGATAATCCTATTCGGATTTACCAAAATCAGTTGATTCGACTGTACGTGCTTAACATCATTGAATTCGATCCAGCAGTAACGTTTCACCTACACGCCAACTTTTTTAAGGTCTTTCCTACGGGAATGACTTTAAAACCGTCTCATGAAAGTGATGTGATCACAATGGGGACAGCCGAACGCCACATCTTGGAATTTTCCTTTCGCTATCCAGGTATGTATATGTTTCATCCACATCAGGATGCGATCGCAGCAGAGGGTTGTATGGGTATGTTTGACGTTATCAGCGACAGTGATAAAAAAATGACAGCCTAAAGTCGCGAAGCTGTTTCACCATCCAATGATCATTGATCATTATTTTTTGCTGCGATCATCGCAGCAAGTGGTTGTATGGGTATGTTTGACGTTATCAGCCAGAGTGATAAAAAAATAACATCCTAAAGTCGCGAAGCTGTTTCACCATCCAATGATCATTGATCATTATTTTTTGCTGCGATCATCGCAGCAAGTGGTTGTATGGGTATGTTTGACGTTATCAGCCAGAGTGATAAAAAAATAACATCCTAAAGTCGCGAAGCTGTTTCACCATCCAATGATCATTGATCATTATTTTTTGCTGCGATCATCGCAGCAAGTGGTTGTATGGGTATGTTTGACGTTATCAGCCAGAGTGATAAAAAAATAACATCCTAAAGTCGCGAAGCTGTTTCACCATCCAATGATCATTGATCATTATTTTTTGCTGCGATCATCGCAGCAAGTGGTTGTATGGGTATGTTTGACGTTATCAGCCAGAGTGATAAAAAAATAACATCCTAAAGTCGCGAAGCTGTTTCACCATCCAATGATCATTGATCATTATTTTTTGCTGCGATCATCGCAGCAAGTGGTTGTATGGGTATGTTTGACGTTATCAGCCAGAGTGATAAAAAAATAACATCCTAAAGTCGCGAAGCTGTTTCACCATCCAATGATCATTGATCATTATTTTTTGCTGCGATCATCGCAGCAAGTGGTTGTATGGGTATGTTTGACGTTATCAGCCAGAGTGATAAAAAAATAACATCCTAAAGTCGCGATGCTGTTTCACCATCCAATGATCATTGATCATTATTTTTTATAGAAGAGAATTTTTGCCGTACTATGTGGTAAAACTTGTTTTAGTATGGCGACAAACATCTGAAGAACAAAAAAAATTCATACCCAAAATTTGCCAGGGAAGCACAAAAGTAGGGGTATGAATGGCTTTGTGCATCTTTTACAAAGAGAAAAGCCGACTTACAATCATTGCTACTTATGCATTACCAAAAAAAATCCTGACTTGATTCTTGCTGTGCAATGACGAGGTCATGACACAATCAATGAATCATATAATTCATGGTGCAAAATGTAACATTAACTGACTTTTTTGCGATGAACATACGTCTCACAGATTTACTAAATTTACCTGGTGTAGCAGTAGAATCTTGTCATTTTTCTCAAGATTCAGTATCTTTTCAATTAAGGGTTTTAACCAAAGGTACATACTGCCCACATTGTCGTAATTACACAGAAGAATTACATCAAACTAGACCAATTTTAGTTAGAGATGTACCAGTAGAGAGTAAAGAAGTTTACCTCAAGTTACCACGTCGTCAATTTTATTGTAGAGTGTGTCAGCGATACATCACTGAGCGATTGCAGTTTATCGATTGGCGAAGGAGGTACACACAAAGGTACGAGGAAAAGATTTATTCCCAAGTAAATCGTTGTAATATTGAGCAAATTAGCCAACAGCAACACCTTCGTATTGAGCAAGTCAAGAACATTTTTAACCACATTAGTCAAAAGCGAAACAAACAGCATCTTGAATTCAGTCAAAAGAGCTATTGCTATGAAAGGTAGGGACAAAATAACCAAAAATTATCACCATTCAGTCAAAGAATAAGAGCATTATTTTTGTTGACTGTAGATTTTTTCGCTAAAAGTATGTATGCTGAAAGAAGTGTCTTAAATGTAAGCTAAAAGCATACACTTAAGAAAAGTTTCCCTAGATCATCCGGGCATCCTATTAATGACATTGCGGGAGATAACTTCCTAATTTACAGTTTTCCCCCCATCCAAATAGTTGTTTGTTAAACACTAACTGAGGATTTTGATAGTGCTAGATTCATGTGTTGATTCAATTTTTAGAGAGTTCCCTCAACAGCCGGATATTCTCAACGTTACAGTCTCTGGACTGAGTATTTTATCTGCTGGCATCTTTCTATTTTTGATATTATTTAACTTACAGGCTTCTAGTCCTTGACGTTGATGATGGAAACAATTCGCGGAAATAACTAGGCAGTTAGAAATCTGCAACGCCGCTAATTTTATAAGCATTATAGTCTACCCTGCATCCAAGGGCTTTGCCCTAGAGCATACCTGCCGAATTGTACTAGTACAGGTTGGCGCAAGTGAGCTTACCATTACAAGTAGGGAAAACATCCGAGTTTGCAGTCTTTAAAAAAGGTAGGCGTATTTGCGCCGCGCGGTACTAGGACTTAGCATATATGCGTTACCGTGCAGAATGGTT
This portion of the Brasilonema sennae CENA114 genome encodes:
- a CDS encoding transposase family protein, with the translated sequence MVQNVTLTDFFAMNIRLTDLLNLPGVAVESCHFSQDSVSFQLRVLTKGTYCPHCRNYTEELHQTRPILVRDVPVESKEVYLKLPRRQFYCRVCQRYITERLQFIDWRRRYTQRYEEKIYSQVNRCNIEQISQQQHLRIEQVKNIFNHISQKRNKQHLEFSQKSYCYER
- a CDS encoding multicopper oxidase domain-containing protein; this encodes MPNNSVLEQEKLLSRRNLLMLGLAGTGVAGAALWQILNSRSLSRVKVPPMETQTTSDLATPSKMVREFDYGTLKRENGRVVREFRLTAGTSPIQLNSAVSFNIWDLNGRIPGPTLRAKQGDRVRVLFFNQAGHSHSLHFHGVHPSEMDGVRPVRHGTAVIYEFDAEPYGVHLYHCHIEPVTRHVAKGLYGMFIVDPPSPRPPADEIVLIMAGYDVNDDNRNEYYAFNGLPNYYKDNPIRIYQNQLIRLYVLNIIEFDPAVTFHLHANFFKVFPTGMTLKPSHESDVITMGTAERHILEFSFRYPGMYMFHPHQDAIAAEGCMGMFDVISDSDKKMTA
- a CDS encoding energy-coupling factor transporter transmembrane component T family protein; its protein translation is MLRISLPLRLQLSLVIVVGCAFLKPNAWYWLGAYGAIALLWACLLRVPIRKLTGLLGAELIFLSLLALPLGWERASFLLVRSLICLITMNSFLLTLPPHSFGIALKSLPLPRVLKENLLLAGQYIEILVGEVTRMQRSAQLRGLNGPAGWLRYASAAMIGTLYLRSLERAERVYAAMEVRGYNGQLPTDGTLRPKERFAVAMMCAIALCLTVASYTNFGF
- a CDS encoding energy-coupling factor ABC transporter permease, producing MHIPDGFVSLPVAAATGLVSVVGLGIGMGRSQDAFGIRRAPVLGLTTAFIFAAQMINFPVAGGTSGHLLGGTLAAIILGSPWAGMLCIATVLIIQAVLFADGGITALGANIFNMGVIGVWVGWSLTQTLQRLFGGYKGRLPLAAGIAAGISVVVAAIACAIELALSGTAPVNIVLPAMTGVHILIGIGEGLITGGVLTYLMTARPDLLPGNQQEFKGWVVPVVSILLIAGVLSLLASAWPDGLEKVAENLGFIKLGENVRVSIPTPFADYTVNGNEGIGTSIAGIIGSIVCFGVAFGIAKLVRPNNA
- a CDS encoding energy-coupling factor ABC transporter substrate-binding protein, with the translated sequence MTKQNKKWNNWLLVLAVVVLAAAPVVFIKGAEFSGSDDQAESAIKEIQPEYKPWLKSLIELPSGEVESLMFSVQAAIGAGVIGYVIGLYKGRSEQSKKPNENSD
- a CDS encoding energy-coupling factor ABC transporter ATP-binding protein; the protein is MQEWLLEFEQVHYTYPGAQQSALNGLSVRIPARKRCALIGQNGCGKSTLFLLANGLYKPDKGTISWQGKRLQYNRDYLTTLRQKVGLIFQDPEQQLVASTVEEDISYGLCNLQLPEAEIQQRVEQALVEFGLTELAQRPVHHLSLGQKKRVSIADVMVLRPELLLLDEPTAYLDRLHTRNLMATLRKIHASGTTILMATHDLDLVYRWADWILVMDKGRLILEGKPQDVFTQREILEELQLGVPLIYEMLFADGVAEEGPVLERLRQRILNLFRYF
- the cbiQ gene encoding cobalt ECF transporter T component CbiQ encodes the protein MRIQIDTLAYTNRLRWLPPEQKLVFATVLLLITAFAHPFIQVLIAVWISFWTVMYAGIPAKTYLKLVYVATLFWLTSLPALVINGVDLYHIHLVPKDSLGGLTFGSYYIYISHQGIEQGLTILTRAIASLSCLYFVMLTIPFSELLQTLRRIGVPVLITELLLLMYRFIFVLLNTTAELWTAQQSRGGYRTFRIGMKSLALLIGQLLKRTIENYRQVSLSLAARGFNGELRVWHPHRYQKSKRYAIEAIVGCVVLIALEFLQHAGMVTRI
- a CDS encoding energy-coupling factor ABC transporter permease; this encodes MLKTIPKSKGRVRLVSLILMAVVSFYLIVCLPKPAYAMHIMEGFLPPGWAIFWWVVALPFFILGLRSLTRITKATPELKLLLALAGAFTFVLSALKMPSVTGSCSHPTGTGLGAVLFGPLAMSVLGSLVLLFQALLLAHGGLTTLGANAFSMAIVGPFVAFWLYRLVMQSGKQRLAIFIASAVADLTTYIVTSVQLALAFPAATGGFMASFIKFAGIFAVTQVPLAISEGLLTVLVWNWLSNYGHQELEMLNLMKPKTE